One window of the Emcibacter sp. genome contains the following:
- a CDS encoding amidohydrolase: protein MKKNKYYIPGLIGGLMLSLAAGTTAFAGEVADKIFFNGHIYTMEKDTPRVEAVAIRDGKFMAVGSLEDMKKMAGEGTELVDLDGKMAMPGLNDGHSHPTDGAIANLFSCKFEFTATPDDIAETLKDCVKRNPDSGWIVGGRWDSNFFENYDIPSPREWLDQYAGGKAVYFSDDSGHNGWANTKALELAGMTKDTPDPAGGTIVRDPGTGEPNGILLEEAQILMEGQLPDWTDKQYLAGVREMARIANGYGITGIKDANAREPILKAYKAVDQAGDLNIRVAASISTPYGHREEPLDYERISRLQKTFASERVNTWFVKLFDDGVPTVSRTAAMLEPYIHDDHFPENYRGKLHLSEDVMTKDVAELEKRGFTVKIHTAGDRSIQTALNAIERAHKISGRFDLRHELAHAEFIAPEDIPRFRELNVVADLSPYLWHPSPIVQSIFDAVGEEKSRKNLWHVRDLLEAGAPVLAGSDWPAAVPSMNPWVGIEAMVTRKDPYGKTPGSLGPDQAISLEQALRIFTIEGAKALRLDKVTGSIKVGKSADMIVLDHNIFETEADKIADTKIEMLLFDGDIIE, encoded by the coding sequence ATGAAAAAAAATAAATATTATATTCCTGGATTGATTGGCGGCCTGATGCTGTCGCTTGCGGCTGGCACAACTGCCTTTGCCGGTGAGGTGGCCGATAAAATATTCTTCAACGGCCATATCTATACCATGGAAAAAGACACTCCAAGAGTGGAGGCTGTGGCCATCCGAGACGGCAAGTTTATGGCCGTGGGCTCGTTGGAAGATATGAAAAAAATGGCCGGTGAGGGGACCGAACTGGTCGATCTCGACGGCAAGATGGCGATGCCTGGCCTCAATGACGGCCACAGTCACCCGACCGATGGCGCCATCGCCAACCTGTTCAGCTGCAAGTTTGAATTTACCGCCACTCCCGACGACATTGCCGAAACCCTGAAGGACTGCGTCAAACGCAATCCGGACTCCGGCTGGATTGTTGGCGGACGCTGGGACAGTAACTTTTTCGAAAATTATGATATTCCGTCCCCCCGCGAATGGCTTGATCAATATGCTGGCGGCAAGGCGGTCTATTTCAGTGACGATTCCGGCCATAACGGCTGGGCCAATACCAAGGCGCTCGAACTGGCCGGTATGACCAAGGACACACCGGACCCGGCCGGGGGCACCATTGTTCGCGATCCCGGAACAGGAGAACCAAACGGTATCCTGCTGGAGGAAGCCCAGATTCTGATGGAAGGCCAGCTTCCCGACTGGACAGACAAACAATATTTAGCCGGCGTCAGGGAAATGGCGCGTATTGCCAACGGTTACGGCATTACCGGTATCAAGGATGCCAACGCCCGGGAACCGATCCTGAAAGCCTACAAGGCAGTCGATCAGGCCGGGGACCTGAATATCCGGGTTGCGGCCTCTATCTCTACGCCTTATGGCCATCGGGAGGAACCTCTGGATTATGAGCGGATTTCCCGCCTGCAGAAGACGTTTGCCTCCGAACGGGTGAATACCTGGTTTGTCAAACTGTTTGATGACGGGGTGCCGACCGTGTCGCGCACCGCTGCCATGCTGGAGCCTTATATCCACGACGATCATTTTCCGGAAAACTATCGGGGCAAACTTCACCTCAGCGAAGATGTGATGACCAAGGATGTTGCGGAACTGGAAAAACGGGGTTTTACCGTCAAGATCCATACTGCGGGCGACAGGTCGATACAGACGGCACTCAATGCCATTGAGCGAGCTCACAAGATTAGTGGCAGGTTTGACCTGAGGCATGAACTTGCTCATGCAGAATTTATAGCTCCGGAAGATATTCCACGCTTCAGGGAACTGAATGTGGTTGCGGATCTGTCGCCCTATCTGTGGCACCCGTCGCCGATCGTGCAGTCTATTTTTGATGCGGTCGGGGAAGAAAAATCCCGGAAGAACCTGTGGCATGTCCGCGATCTTCTCGAGGCCGGGGCGCCGGTGCTTGCGGGGTCCGACTGGCCGGCCGCAGTGCCGTCCATGAACCCCTGGGTCGGGATCGAGGCCATGGTGACCCGGAAAGATCCTTATGGAAAAACACCAGGGTCGCTGGGGCCTGATCAGGCTATATCTCTCGAGCAGGCCTTGAGAATATTTACCATTGAGGGG